A window from Musa acuminata AAA Group cultivar baxijiao chromosome BXJ3-10, Cavendish_Baxijiao_AAA, whole genome shotgun sequence encodes these proteins:
- the LOC103969021 gene encoding protein PMR5 isoform X6 — MASPGISRGGLFSGFLLCFLVLQALAGASGIVIGLRRRHQGGAQRRRPTDQTACDLFAGSWVRDDSYPLYQSLSCPIIDPEFNCQLYGRPDTEYQRYRWQPSGCELPRFDGVGFLATMRGKTVMFVGDSLGRNQWQSLICMLAAAAPQSQTQFVRGEPLSTYKFLDSGVSVSFYRAPYLVDIDVVQGRRILMLNEITGNAEAWRGADVLCFNSGHWWTHKGALQGWDYMGDAGSFYEDMDRLVAFQKGMSTWANWVDATVDRTKTKVFFQSISPTHYNPAEWNGAASKNCFGETAPVGGWNYTAPYPEQIQVIKGVIKAMRSPAALLDITALSELRKDGHPSIYSGDLTPEQRANPDRSADCSHWCLPGLPDTWNLLLYTALFFS, encoded by the exons ATGGCCTCCCCTGGCATTAGCAGAGGTGGACTGTTTTCGGGCTTTCTCCTCTGTTTCCTTGTGCTGCAAGCCTTGGCGGGCGCTTCGGGGATAGTCATCGGCCTACGGCGGCGGCACCAGGGCGGCGCGCAGAGGCGGCGCCCCACCGACCAAACAGCGTGCGACCTGTTCGCCGGGAGCTGGGTGAGGGACGACTCCTACCCGCTATACCAGTCGCTGAGCTGCCCCATCATCGATCCCGAGTTCAACTGCCAGTTATATGGACGGCCGGACACCGAGTACCAGCGGTACCGATGGCAGCCGAGCGGATGCGAGCTCCCCAG GTTTGACGGGGTTGGTTTCTTGGCGACAATGAGGGGGAAGACGGTGATGTTCGTGGGCGACTCGCTCGGGCGGAACCAGTGGCAGTCCTTAATCTGCATGCTCGCCGCCGCGGCGCCGCAGTCGCAGACCCAGTTCGTCAGAGGAGAGCCTCTCTCCACCTACAAGTTCCTG GATTCTGGAGTCTCGGTTTCCTTCTACCGGGCACCTTATCTGGTGGACATCGACGTGGTGCAAGGGAGAAGAATCCTCATGCTGAACGAGATAACAGGGAATGCCGAAGCATGGAGAGGAGCGGACGTCTTGTGCTTCAACTCCGGCCATTGGTGGACTCACAAGGGAGCTCTTCAAGG GTGGGATTACATGGGAGATGCAGGCTCTTTCTACGAGGACATGGATCGATTGGTGGCGTTCCAGAAAGGGATGAGCACATGGGCAAACTGGGTCGACGCTACCGTCGACAGGACCAAGACGAAGGTCTTCTTCCAGTCCATATCTCCCACCCACTACAA TCCGGCGGAGTGGAACGGCGCGGCCTCGAAGAACTGCTTCGGCGAGACGGCGCCGGTGGGCGGGTGGAACTACACGGCCCCGTACCCGGAGCAGATACAGGTGATCAAGGGCGTGATCAAGGCGATGAGGAGTCCCGCCGCCTTGCTCGACATCACCGCTTTGTCGGAACTCCGAAAGGACGGCCACCCTTCCATCTACAGCGGCGACTTGACTCCGGAGCAGCGGGCCAACCCCGACCGCTCCGCCGATTGCAGCCACTGGTGCCTCCCCGGCCTCCCCGACACCTGGAACCTGCTCCTCTACACTGCCCTCTTCTTCTCCTGA
- the LOC103969021 gene encoding protein PMR5 isoform X4 yields the protein MASPGISRGGLFSGFLLCFLVLQALAGASGIVIGLRRRHQGGAQRRRPTDQTACDLFAGSWVRDDSYPLYQSLSCPIIDPEFNCQLYGRPDTEYQRYRWQPSGCELPRFDGVGFLATMRGKTVMFVGDSLGRNQWQSLICMLAAAAPQSQTQFVRGEPLSTYKFLDSGVSVSFYRAPYLVDIDVVQGRRILMLNEITGNAEAWRGADVLCFNSGHWWTHKGALQGLFLRGHGSIGGVPERDEHMGKLGRRYRRQDQDEGLLPVHISHPLQSGGVERRGLEELLRRDGAGGRVELHGPVPGADTGDQGRDQGDEESRRLARHHRFVGTPKGRPPFHLQRRLDSGAAGQPRPLRRLQPLVPPRPPRHLEPAPLHCPLLLLIRMAPRLFILLS from the exons ATGGCCTCCCCTGGCATTAGCAGAGGTGGACTGTTTTCGGGCTTTCTCCTCTGTTTCCTTGTGCTGCAAGCCTTGGCGGGCGCTTCGGGGATAGTCATCGGCCTACGGCGGCGGCACCAGGGCGGCGCGCAGAGGCGGCGCCCCACCGACCAAACAGCGTGCGACCTGTTCGCCGGGAGCTGGGTGAGGGACGACTCCTACCCGCTATACCAGTCGCTGAGCTGCCCCATCATCGATCCCGAGTTCAACTGCCAGTTATATGGACGGCCGGACACCGAGTACCAGCGGTACCGATGGCAGCCGAGCGGATGCGAGCTCCCCAG GTTTGACGGGGTTGGTTTCTTGGCGACAATGAGGGGGAAGACGGTGATGTTCGTGGGCGACTCGCTCGGGCGGAACCAGTGGCAGTCCTTAATCTGCATGCTCGCCGCCGCGGCGCCGCAGTCGCAGACCCAGTTCGTCAGAGGAGAGCCTCTCTCCACCTACAAGTTCCTG GATTCTGGAGTCTCGGTTTCCTTCTACCGGGCACCTTATCTGGTGGACATCGACGTGGTGCAAGGGAGAAGAATCCTCATGCTGAACGAGATAACAGGGAATGCCGAAGCATGGAGAGGAGCGGACGTCTTGTGCTTCAACTCCGGCCATTGGTGGACTCACAAGGGAGCTCTTCAAGG GCTCTTTCTACGAGGACATGGATCGATTGGTGGCGTTCCAGAAAGGGATGAGCACATGGGCAAACTGGGTCGACGCTACCGTCGACAGGACCAAGACGAAGGTCTTCTTCCAGTCCATATCTCCCACCCACTACAA TCCGGCGGAGTGGAACGGCGCGGCCTCGAAGAACTGCTTCGGCGAGACGGCGCCGGTGGGCGGGTGGAACTACACGGCCCCGTACCCGGAGCAGATACAGGTGATCAAGGGCGTGATCAAGGCGATGAGGAGTCCCGCCGCCTTGCTCGACATCACCGCTTTGTCGGAACTCCGAAAGGACGGCCACCCTTCCATCTACAGCGGCGACTTGACTCCGGAGCAGCGGGCCAACCCCGACCGCTCCGCCGATTGCAGCCACTGGTGCCTCCCCGGCCTCCCCGACACCTGGAACCTGCTCCTCTACACTGCCCTCTTCTTCTCCTGATCCGTATGGCGCCTCGTCTCTTCATTCTTCTCA GTTAA
- the LOC103969021 gene encoding protein PMR5 isoform X7, protein MASPGISRGGLFSGFLLCFLVLQALAGASGIVIGLRRRHQGGAQRRRPTDQTACDLFAGSWVRDDSYPLYQSLSCPIIDPEFNCQLYGRPDTEYQRYRWQPSGCELPRFDGVGFLATMRGKTVMFVGDSLGRNQWQSLICMLAAAAPQSQTQFVRGEPLSTYKFLDSGVSVSFYRAPYLVDIDVVQGRRILMLNEITGNAEAWRGADVLCFNSGHWWTHKGALQGLFLRGHGSIGGVPERDEHMGKLGRRYRRQDQDEGLLPVHISHPLQSGGVERRGLEELLRRDGAGGRVELHGPVPGADTGDQGRDQGDEESRRLARHHRFVGTPKGRPPFHLQRRLDSGAAGQPRPLRRLQPLVPPRPPRHLEPAPLHCPLLLLIR, encoded by the exons ATGGCCTCCCCTGGCATTAGCAGAGGTGGACTGTTTTCGGGCTTTCTCCTCTGTTTCCTTGTGCTGCAAGCCTTGGCGGGCGCTTCGGGGATAGTCATCGGCCTACGGCGGCGGCACCAGGGCGGCGCGCAGAGGCGGCGCCCCACCGACCAAACAGCGTGCGACCTGTTCGCCGGGAGCTGGGTGAGGGACGACTCCTACCCGCTATACCAGTCGCTGAGCTGCCCCATCATCGATCCCGAGTTCAACTGCCAGTTATATGGACGGCCGGACACCGAGTACCAGCGGTACCGATGGCAGCCGAGCGGATGCGAGCTCCCCAG GTTTGACGGGGTTGGTTTCTTGGCGACAATGAGGGGGAAGACGGTGATGTTCGTGGGCGACTCGCTCGGGCGGAACCAGTGGCAGTCCTTAATCTGCATGCTCGCCGCCGCGGCGCCGCAGTCGCAGACCCAGTTCGTCAGAGGAGAGCCTCTCTCCACCTACAAGTTCCTG GATTCTGGAGTCTCGGTTTCCTTCTACCGGGCACCTTATCTGGTGGACATCGACGTGGTGCAAGGGAGAAGAATCCTCATGCTGAACGAGATAACAGGGAATGCCGAAGCATGGAGAGGAGCGGACGTCTTGTGCTTCAACTCCGGCCATTGGTGGACTCACAAGGGAGCTCTTCAAGG GCTCTTTCTACGAGGACATGGATCGATTGGTGGCGTTCCAGAAAGGGATGAGCACATGGGCAAACTGGGTCGACGCTACCGTCGACAGGACCAAGACGAAGGTCTTCTTCCAGTCCATATCTCCCACCCACTACAA TCCGGCGGAGTGGAACGGCGCGGCCTCGAAGAACTGCTTCGGCGAGACGGCGCCGGTGGGCGGGTGGAACTACACGGCCCCGTACCCGGAGCAGATACAGGTGATCAAGGGCGTGATCAAGGCGATGAGGAGTCCCGCCGCCTTGCTCGACATCACCGCTTTGTCGGAACTCCGAAAGGACGGCCACCCTTCCATCTACAGCGGCGACTTGACTCCGGAGCAGCGGGCCAACCCCGACCGCTCCGCCGATTGCAGCCACTGGTGCCTCCCCGGCCTCCCCGACACCTGGAACCTGCTCCTCTACACTGCCCTCTTCTTCTCCTGATCC GTTAA
- the LOC103969021 gene encoding protein PMR5 isoform X5 has product MASPGISRGGLFSGFLLCFLVLQALAGASGIVIGLRRRHQGGAQRRRPTDQTACDLFAGSWVRDDSYPLYQSLSCPIIDPEFNCQLYGRPDTEYQRYRWQPSGCELPRFDGVGFLATMRGKTVMFVGDSLGRNQWQSLICMLAAAAPQSQTQFVRGEPLSTYKFLDSGVSVSFYRAPYLVDIDVVQGRRILMLNEITGNAEAWRGADVLCFNSGHWWTHKGALQGLFLRGHGSIGGVPERDEHMGKLGRRYRRQDQDEGLLPVHISHPLQSGGVERRGLEELLRRDGAGGRVELHGPVPGADTGDQGRDQGDEESRRLARHHRFVGTPKGRPPFHLQRRLDSGAAGQPRPLRRLQPLVPPRPPRHLEPAPLHCPLLLLIQTTLSFRFHPE; this is encoded by the exons ATGGCCTCCCCTGGCATTAGCAGAGGTGGACTGTTTTCGGGCTTTCTCCTCTGTTTCCTTGTGCTGCAAGCCTTGGCGGGCGCTTCGGGGATAGTCATCGGCCTACGGCGGCGGCACCAGGGCGGCGCGCAGAGGCGGCGCCCCACCGACCAAACAGCGTGCGACCTGTTCGCCGGGAGCTGGGTGAGGGACGACTCCTACCCGCTATACCAGTCGCTGAGCTGCCCCATCATCGATCCCGAGTTCAACTGCCAGTTATATGGACGGCCGGACACCGAGTACCAGCGGTACCGATGGCAGCCGAGCGGATGCGAGCTCCCCAG GTTTGACGGGGTTGGTTTCTTGGCGACAATGAGGGGGAAGACGGTGATGTTCGTGGGCGACTCGCTCGGGCGGAACCAGTGGCAGTCCTTAATCTGCATGCTCGCCGCCGCGGCGCCGCAGTCGCAGACCCAGTTCGTCAGAGGAGAGCCTCTCTCCACCTACAAGTTCCTG GATTCTGGAGTCTCGGTTTCCTTCTACCGGGCACCTTATCTGGTGGACATCGACGTGGTGCAAGGGAGAAGAATCCTCATGCTGAACGAGATAACAGGGAATGCCGAAGCATGGAGAGGAGCGGACGTCTTGTGCTTCAACTCCGGCCATTGGTGGACTCACAAGGGAGCTCTTCAAGG GCTCTTTCTACGAGGACATGGATCGATTGGTGGCGTTCCAGAAAGGGATGAGCACATGGGCAAACTGGGTCGACGCTACCGTCGACAGGACCAAGACGAAGGTCTTCTTCCAGTCCATATCTCCCACCCACTACAA TCCGGCGGAGTGGAACGGCGCGGCCTCGAAGAACTGCTTCGGCGAGACGGCGCCGGTGGGCGGGTGGAACTACACGGCCCCGTACCCGGAGCAGATACAGGTGATCAAGGGCGTGATCAAGGCGATGAGGAGTCCCGCCGCCTTGCTCGACATCACCGCTTTGTCGGAACTCCGAAAGGACGGCCACCCTTCCATCTACAGCGGCGACTTGACTCCGGAGCAGCGGGCCAACCCCGACCGCTCCGCCGATTGCAGCCACTGGTGCCTCCCCGGCCTCCCCGACACCTGGAACCTGCTCCTCTACACTGCCCTCTTCTTCTCCTGATCC AAACCACTCTCAGTTTCAGATTCCATCCAGAATGA
- the LOC103969021 gene encoding protein PMR5 isoform X3: MASPGISRGGLFSGFLLCFLVLQALAGASGIVIGLRRRHQGGAQRRRPTDQTACDLFAGSWVRDDSYPLYQSLSCPIIDPEFNCQLYGRPDTEYQRYRWQPSGCELPRFDGVGFLATMRGKTVMFVGDSLGRNQWQSLICMLAAAAPQSQTQFVRGEPLSTYKFLDSGVSVSFYRAPYLVDIDVVQGRRILMLNEITGNAEAWRGADVLCFNSGHWWTHKGALQGLFLRGHGSIGGVPERDEHMGKLGRRYRRQDQDEGLLPVHISHPLQSGGVERRGLEELLRRDGAGGRVELHGPVPGADTGDQGRDQGDEESRRLARHHRFVGTPKGRPPFHLQRRLDSGAAGQPRPLRRLQPLVPPRPPRHLEPAPLHCPLLLLIRMAPRLFILLKTTLSFRFHPE, translated from the exons ATGGCCTCCCCTGGCATTAGCAGAGGTGGACTGTTTTCGGGCTTTCTCCTCTGTTTCCTTGTGCTGCAAGCCTTGGCGGGCGCTTCGGGGATAGTCATCGGCCTACGGCGGCGGCACCAGGGCGGCGCGCAGAGGCGGCGCCCCACCGACCAAACAGCGTGCGACCTGTTCGCCGGGAGCTGGGTGAGGGACGACTCCTACCCGCTATACCAGTCGCTGAGCTGCCCCATCATCGATCCCGAGTTCAACTGCCAGTTATATGGACGGCCGGACACCGAGTACCAGCGGTACCGATGGCAGCCGAGCGGATGCGAGCTCCCCAG GTTTGACGGGGTTGGTTTCTTGGCGACAATGAGGGGGAAGACGGTGATGTTCGTGGGCGACTCGCTCGGGCGGAACCAGTGGCAGTCCTTAATCTGCATGCTCGCCGCCGCGGCGCCGCAGTCGCAGACCCAGTTCGTCAGAGGAGAGCCTCTCTCCACCTACAAGTTCCTG GATTCTGGAGTCTCGGTTTCCTTCTACCGGGCACCTTATCTGGTGGACATCGACGTGGTGCAAGGGAGAAGAATCCTCATGCTGAACGAGATAACAGGGAATGCCGAAGCATGGAGAGGAGCGGACGTCTTGTGCTTCAACTCCGGCCATTGGTGGACTCACAAGGGAGCTCTTCAAGG GCTCTTTCTACGAGGACATGGATCGATTGGTGGCGTTCCAGAAAGGGATGAGCACATGGGCAAACTGGGTCGACGCTACCGTCGACAGGACCAAGACGAAGGTCTTCTTCCAGTCCATATCTCCCACCCACTACAA TCCGGCGGAGTGGAACGGCGCGGCCTCGAAGAACTGCTTCGGCGAGACGGCGCCGGTGGGCGGGTGGAACTACACGGCCCCGTACCCGGAGCAGATACAGGTGATCAAGGGCGTGATCAAGGCGATGAGGAGTCCCGCCGCCTTGCTCGACATCACCGCTTTGTCGGAACTCCGAAAGGACGGCCACCCTTCCATCTACAGCGGCGACTTGACTCCGGAGCAGCGGGCCAACCCCGACCGCTCCGCCGATTGCAGCCACTGGTGCCTCCCCGGCCTCCCCGACACCTGGAACCTGCTCCTCTACACTGCCCTCTTCTTCTCCTGATCCGTATGGCGCCTCGTCTCTTCATTCTTCTCA AAACCACTCTCAGTTTCAGATTCCATCCAGAATGA
- the LOC103969021 gene encoding protein PMR5 isoform X2 — translation MASPGISRGGLFSGFLLCFLVLQALAGASGIVIGLRRRHQGGAQRRRPTDQTACDLFAGSWVRDDSYPLYQSLSCPIIDPEFNCQLYGRPDTEYQRYRWQPSGCELPRFDGVGFLATMRGKTVMFVGDSLGRNQWQSLICMLAAAAPQSQTQFVRGEPLSTYKFLDSGVSVSFYRAPYLVDIDVVQGRRILMLNEITGNAEAWRGADVLCFNSGHWWTHKGALQGLFLRGHGSIGGVPERDEHMGKLGRRYRRQDQDEGLLPVHISHPLQSGGVERRGLEELLRRDGAGGRVELHGPVPGADTGDQGRDQGDEESRRLARHHRFVGTPKGRPPFHLQRRLDSGAAGQPRPLRRLQPLVPPRPPRHLEPAPLHCPLLLLIRMAPRLFILLISDSIQNERSMQHH, via the exons ATGGCCTCCCCTGGCATTAGCAGAGGTGGACTGTTTTCGGGCTTTCTCCTCTGTTTCCTTGTGCTGCAAGCCTTGGCGGGCGCTTCGGGGATAGTCATCGGCCTACGGCGGCGGCACCAGGGCGGCGCGCAGAGGCGGCGCCCCACCGACCAAACAGCGTGCGACCTGTTCGCCGGGAGCTGGGTGAGGGACGACTCCTACCCGCTATACCAGTCGCTGAGCTGCCCCATCATCGATCCCGAGTTCAACTGCCAGTTATATGGACGGCCGGACACCGAGTACCAGCGGTACCGATGGCAGCCGAGCGGATGCGAGCTCCCCAG GTTTGACGGGGTTGGTTTCTTGGCGACAATGAGGGGGAAGACGGTGATGTTCGTGGGCGACTCGCTCGGGCGGAACCAGTGGCAGTCCTTAATCTGCATGCTCGCCGCCGCGGCGCCGCAGTCGCAGACCCAGTTCGTCAGAGGAGAGCCTCTCTCCACCTACAAGTTCCTG GATTCTGGAGTCTCGGTTTCCTTCTACCGGGCACCTTATCTGGTGGACATCGACGTGGTGCAAGGGAGAAGAATCCTCATGCTGAACGAGATAACAGGGAATGCCGAAGCATGGAGAGGAGCGGACGTCTTGTGCTTCAACTCCGGCCATTGGTGGACTCACAAGGGAGCTCTTCAAGG GCTCTTTCTACGAGGACATGGATCGATTGGTGGCGTTCCAGAAAGGGATGAGCACATGGGCAAACTGGGTCGACGCTACCGTCGACAGGACCAAGACGAAGGTCTTCTTCCAGTCCATATCTCCCACCCACTACAA TCCGGCGGAGTGGAACGGCGCGGCCTCGAAGAACTGCTTCGGCGAGACGGCGCCGGTGGGCGGGTGGAACTACACGGCCCCGTACCCGGAGCAGATACAGGTGATCAAGGGCGTGATCAAGGCGATGAGGAGTCCCGCCGCCTTGCTCGACATCACCGCTTTGTCGGAACTCCGAAAGGACGGCCACCCTTCCATCTACAGCGGCGACTTGACTCCGGAGCAGCGGGCCAACCCCGACCGCTCCGCCGATTGCAGCCACTGGTGCCTCCCCGGCCTCCCCGACACCTGGAACCTGCTCCTCTACACTGCCCTCTTCTTCTCCTGATCCGTATGGCGCCTCGTCTCTTCATTCTTCTCA TTTCAGATTCCATCCAGAATGAGAGGTCAATGCAGCATCACTGA
- the LOC103969021 gene encoding uncharacterized protein LOC103969021 isoform X1 — translation MASPGISRGGLFSGFLLCFLVLQALAGASGIVIGLRRRHQGGAQRRRPTDQTACDLFAGSWVRDDSYPLYQSLSCPIIDPEFNCQLYGRPDTEYQRYRWQPSGCELPRFDGVGFLATMRGKTVMFVGDSLGRNQWQSLICMLAAAAPQSQTQFVRGEPLSTYKFLDSGVSVSFYRAPYLVDIDVVQGRRILMLNEITGNAEAWRGADVLCFNSGHWWTHKGALQGLFLRGHGSIGGVPERDEHMGKLGRRYRRQDQDEGLLPVHISHPLQSGGVERRGLEELLRRDGAGGRVELHGPVPGADTGDQGRDQGDEESRRLARHHRFVGTPKGRPPFHLQRRLDSGAAGQPRPLRRLQPLVPPRPPRHLEPAPLHCPLLLLIRMAPRLFILLSMIANLSAILFCSLADVNGLYSVLSTQNRLSFQNTYRNQILDRFNSLI, via the exons ATGGCCTCCCCTGGCATTAGCAGAGGTGGACTGTTTTCGGGCTTTCTCCTCTGTTTCCTTGTGCTGCAAGCCTTGGCGGGCGCTTCGGGGATAGTCATCGGCCTACGGCGGCGGCACCAGGGCGGCGCGCAGAGGCGGCGCCCCACCGACCAAACAGCGTGCGACCTGTTCGCCGGGAGCTGGGTGAGGGACGACTCCTACCCGCTATACCAGTCGCTGAGCTGCCCCATCATCGATCCCGAGTTCAACTGCCAGTTATATGGACGGCCGGACACCGAGTACCAGCGGTACCGATGGCAGCCGAGCGGATGCGAGCTCCCCAG GTTTGACGGGGTTGGTTTCTTGGCGACAATGAGGGGGAAGACGGTGATGTTCGTGGGCGACTCGCTCGGGCGGAACCAGTGGCAGTCCTTAATCTGCATGCTCGCCGCCGCGGCGCCGCAGTCGCAGACCCAGTTCGTCAGAGGAGAGCCTCTCTCCACCTACAAGTTCCTG GATTCTGGAGTCTCGGTTTCCTTCTACCGGGCACCTTATCTGGTGGACATCGACGTGGTGCAAGGGAGAAGAATCCTCATGCTGAACGAGATAACAGGGAATGCCGAAGCATGGAGAGGAGCGGACGTCTTGTGCTTCAACTCCGGCCATTGGTGGACTCACAAGGGAGCTCTTCAAGG GCTCTTTCTACGAGGACATGGATCGATTGGTGGCGTTCCAGAAAGGGATGAGCACATGGGCAAACTGGGTCGACGCTACCGTCGACAGGACCAAGACGAAGGTCTTCTTCCAGTCCATATCTCCCACCCACTACAA TCCGGCGGAGTGGAACGGCGCGGCCTCGAAGAACTGCTTCGGCGAGACGGCGCCGGTGGGCGGGTGGAACTACACGGCCCCGTACCCGGAGCAGATACAGGTGATCAAGGGCGTGATCAAGGCGATGAGGAGTCCCGCCGCCTTGCTCGACATCACCGCTTTGTCGGAACTCCGAAAGGACGGCCACCCTTCCATCTACAGCGGCGACTTGACTCCGGAGCAGCGGGCCAACCCCGACCGCTCCGCCGATTGCAGCCACTGGTGCCTCCCCGGCCTCCCCGACACCTGGAACCTGCTCCTCTACACTGCCCTCTTCTTCTCCTGATCCGTATGGCGCCTCGTCTCTTCATTCTTCTCAGTATGATTGCTAACCTATCTGCAATCTTATTTTGCTCATTAGCTGATGTTAATGGATTATATTCCGTACTATCAACTCAAAATCGATTGTCATTCCAAAATACATATAGAAATCAGATCCTTGACCGATTTAATTCACTAATCTGA